Part of the Fusarium musae strain F31 chromosome 3, whole genome shotgun sequence genome, GACCCGGGTGCGCACCTTCATTCAAGCCATCTTTAAGCACCGCCAAGAAAAGAACAAGGGTAATGCTTCAACCGTTGCCAACTCTGGAGAAAGCGTCTAAAGGTGAGATGAGATATCCCTATTATCTTTCTTTAGTGCCAGTCTCTCGATTCGACATTGAGATCAATGTCAGCCACTGTGGCTACAAGGCTGGGGCGCCACGATTTCTGACCCACCGCAAAACTCCAACTCTCAGCCTCGTATGATTTTCGAACTGACCTCAACCAGAGCTTCCCATAACCTGCGAGGCCCAACCACATTCACAATGGCCTCGCGTACAGCCCTCCGGGGTCTCTCCCGCACATTAAAACCCTCGAGATGCTCTCCTACTTTCGTTCGGCCATTTTACTCTACCAATGCCGTCCGTGGCGACAAATCAACCCCTACATCTGATCGACCTACCCACTTTGGATATGAGACTGTCACAGAAGCAGAGAAGCAGCAGCGTGTTGCTGGTGTATTTACAAGTGTCGCCGAATCCTACGATAAGATGAATGATTTCATGTCTCTGGGTATTCATCGTCTATGGAAGTGCGTTCAGCCTCTTTATACCGCACGGTGTAACAAACTAACATTGAAACGTAGGGACTACTTTATCTCTTCCCTCAACCCCGGTGCTACGAATCCCCCTGGTCAACCTCAGCGCATTCTCGACGTTGCTGGCGGAACCGGCGATATCGCTTTCCGACACCTTCAGCACGCCCATGAGTTCAACTGCAATCCCAACGTCTCCGTTATTATCTCCGACATCAACCCCGACATGCTAGCAGTTGGTCGCCAGCGTTCTCTTGCACTCCCTGCGTCCCACCAATCTGCCCTCTCTTTTCTCGAGGCAAACGCCGAAGTCCTGCCCTCTCAGATTGAGGATAACTCGCTCGATCTTTACACAGTTGCCTTCGGTATTCGcaacttctccaacatcCCAGCTGCTTTGAAGGAAGCCCACCGGGTTCTGAAGCCTGGTGGTGTATTTGCCTGCCTTGAGTTCTCAAAGGTTGACAAGCaccccatcttcaacactaTCTATAAGCAGTGGTCCTTCAAGGGCATTCCTTTGATCGGTCAACTAGTGGCAGGGGACCGCGACAGCTACCAGTATCTGGTCGAGAGTATTGAGAGATTTCCCAGCCAGACCGAGTTTAGAAACATGATCAAGGATGCAGGTTTTGTCGTTGCTGGAGAGGGCTACGAGGACCTGACTGGCGGTATTGCTGCTATTCACAAGGGAATGAAGCCCGTATGAGGTGGCTAAAAGATACACATGTAATTTAGTCTGTAAAATAGTCCATCAATCACGATCAGCATCACGAATAGTCAATCACAGTCTAGCATTGTACAATAGGAAGTTAATTCATTCCAAATCGTTCCTCAACCTACTCCCCCTAATCCAGCTTCCGTGAACGTCATCATCACATCCACGTCTCCGAAATGCTTTCCAGGGCCCAGAACGAtgttttttttaattctcTTCACAACTGAACTCCATACAGGTCAAAACTAAAGAAGCCGTACCCTCGATGTCAAGGATTTTCGACTCCGAAATCTCATTAGGTACACGATACATGAAAACGAGGCCGGTGAGATATCCTCGCTTTTCCTGTTGCTTAAGCCCctatcagatcagatcaaggCGTAACAAGCAGGTGATGCCCAAAAAAAGCAGGCaaagataataaaaggcGCATGGAAAGAACCAGGGCCTCATAACGGTTGTTTAGTGACACTCAAATTTTGAGTATGGTATTAATCGGCGGCGGGTGTGGCGGGAGCAGCGGCAGGCGAAGAGGTGCCCGTCTCGCCCTTGAGGCCTCCTCGACCACGTCCACCCCGTCCACGATCTCCGCCACGGCCGCGACCACCACGTCCACCGCGTCGGTTAGATTCGGAATCACTGGCTCCTCCAGCGCTGCGATATCcactggtgttggtggcacCGCCGCGTCCGCTGGCACCCCAGTTACCAGCACCACCTCGGTTGGCATATGTCTTGCCCTCGCGATGTTGGAAAATCTTGACCAAAGGCTTGGATCGATCCTCCTGGGTTCTAGTCTTGACATCCTCAGGAAGTCTGGCCAAAGCAGCATCACGGTCCTCTGTCGTCTTGAACTGAACAACCTTGTTTGAGTTACCCCACTTGTCAACCTTAagaatcttgttcttgtcctcctcgcTGAACAGATCTCGACACTGATCCTCGGTGTTGACATTCATAATGAAAAGACCGATGATGTCCGAGGCAGGTGTCTTGGGAGCGGGAGAAGAAACACGCTCAGGGTGCGCTGAACCATTAGCTGGAGCGGAAGCCGGAGCTGTGGCCTTCTCAGTGTCTTTGCTGGGCGGGGCGGGAGCAGGACTGTTCGAGCTTGGGGCAGGTTGGGGAGTCGCCGGCTTGGGAGGGCCGGGCAGAGGAGTTGCGACAGCAGGCTTAGCAGCCTGGACTGTTGAAGGCTGTCGGCTGGTAGGAGGGGGGACACTGGACTGGGTCGAGGGAGGGGTAGGAGAAGGAATACCAGCTGGGCCAGCTGTGGTGGGAGGAATTCCGGGCTGCTGCTTGGCGCCACGGTGAGAGAAGTTGAAGCCCTGAGCACGCATCTCAGTACCAATACGGCCATCCTGAATCTCGAGAACCAGGTAGCCAAAAGCCGCATCAGCAAGGTTAAAGTTCCACATATTCTTGAAGGCACTTTCGTCGACTTGTCCGAGGGAAGCCTGGCCAGCAGCCGGGCCGCCAAAGGGGTTGccaccagcagcagtggTTGGCATCTTCTCGACGAGTTGCAGGGCATTCTTCAGAAGATTCTGTTGCGCCTCATTCTGTTGGATGGCAGGCTCCACCTCACTCTTGACAGTCTCCCAGACATCGTTAAAAGAAGCCTTGGAGGCAGCAAGCTTGCCACGGTAATGGTCGAGAGTAGGGTTGACGCTGAACTCATTGTAAGAGCTTCCATATCGGAAGTGGAGTCCGGCAGAGATAGAGAAGTCGGCCTTCAGGGTTACAGAGAGTTGATTCAAGATGCCCTCACGAGCAGGGGACGCATGTGTGATAAAGATGCGGGTTTCGGTAGGATCGTAAACTCGATGCGCCGTGTCGACAAGCTCACCCATTTGCAGGAGAGTTGTCCACATAGTACCCTGACCACCAGCAATGGTAGTACGACCTTCGCCATTGTCGAAAAGCTTATGCATGACAAcagcaccaccaagaccaagtaGTCGCAACTTGACACCGCCAACCTCTAGTAGCATTGATCGAGCCTCGTCGATGATGTGCAGGTTTGGGACCTTGTACTCGCCGGTTCGGAACTTCTCTAGTACTCGGACATCTTCGCAAGCGCCCCAGACGGTATAAACGGgaacatcaagcttgacctcACCGCTGATAAGGAGAGGCAGCTCCGAGAGAGGAAGCTCATTTGGCGGAAATCGGGACTTTACGGGGCCTGGTCCTCCTTGTTGAATAGCCTTCTTTACGGGCTCCGAAATCAGGGGCGAATACTGAGCAACATGCTTAAGCGTCTTCTCGGCGATTCGTTCCAGGGAAGTGTCGTCGTAGAAACCAAAATCACCGGTGTGGATGATATGGTCAGCTCGGGCTTGTTTCGCAAGATCATTGAGTGATCTCAGATTTCCTATATGGTGTTCAGTGTTCGTCCAACTGAGTCGCCCGTAATCACCAACCTCGAACATCGGCAATACACAGAACTCTTAGAGGACCGGTTTGAAGGACGCGGCCCTGGTTGGGCAAAAGTGGTGCAGCACCAGTGGGAGGAAGACCACCAGCACCGTTCTGAAGGTAGCCTGGGCCCGGGTTGTTGTATGCTCGCGGCTGTTGGGGACGTGTTAGCTAATGTCTTCCTCAAAGTGGAAGACTGCGCAATCGGGGTGGTCGCATTTTCGTGGAAGTGCATATGAACGTGGAGTTGCGGATCTCGAAGTTGAGGCCATCTAACGGGGCGCAACGGCGGGACAACACGCGAGCGGGGAGAAGGCGGGCTTGGGAATAAGGCAACAAGGAGGATGCGAGAGAGGCAGAAATGGCCATGGGCTATCTGACAAGGTGTTGCAAATAATGCGAGCTTATGCTCGCATGTGGAAAGCCGTGAACAGTGCGAGGGAGATGGGCAAATAGCGGATAATAGAAGGGGCCATGTCATGGGAAGAGCACTCACAGCAGCCATTCTATCAATCAACTGATTCTATACACTCGAAGTCGGTCGGAGATTCGCGTGTTCGGATAATCGCGTGGGCGGTGAGAAAGGATGCTCTGATAATGAGATAGAGCTCCcggaagaggatgaatgGGTATCAAAAGAGGTGACGATGTGGAATGGAAGACAGGGAGGCAATCACGGGGAGGTGGATTTTCGTAGCTGTAGCAAGGCTACCTCACCTCACAGGTAGAGATAATTTCTAGGTGGCCCCAAGAATCGGGAGTCAAGGCTTTACCCTTTTCGGACTAGCCGCATCAGCTTCACCTCTGACGAGGTGCCTGTCCGCCTCAGGAGTTATTTGGGCCTAGACCAGGGGAAGCTCATTCAGTGATGCTCTCGAAACGGTTAATGGTCGGCAATCGTAGAGACGACCGTTTGAGATCGAGTTCCTGTCACCACCGTTTTGCTCTGAAAACTCCTTACCCTGCACAAACAATACAACCTCAAAGGAAAACATATATCAATAGCAACGAGAAAGACGTCATAGTTTCTCTCATCGTTGCCTTTAGATAGGCAGGCTTTCTAAACCTTTGTCTTGATTCCTCCTAAGTATCCCATTTTATTTGAATGATCCGTAATCATAGCTCTCCATGCAGGCCGCTGATTGTTTAGGTCAAGGcttcaccaagaccaagcattTACTTTCTTGCCTATCCTGACTTGCCTATGCACCGAGCCACATAGCCAAGCCGATTCCTGACATTAAACCTTCATTCTAAAAGGCCATAAAGCCCGTCCTCATTTGTCGAATCCAATGGACAGTCCTGCATGACAATCAGACTCAGCCATACAATCATTTACACCGGGGTTCATACAGAGTAACAATCCTGGCTTCTGTTTTAATGTCCTTTACCTGAGGCCTAAAATAGCAAGTGAAAGAAAACATTGCATTCCTTGTTTATGGTCTGAGGAATAGTTGAAGCGCCAATGCGAGCTTACTATTAGCGGTTGAATGGCCTCAGGGAGCGAGAGAACTTCAGGCTTTAGACCAAGGGGCCATAATCACTGGTCTAAAGGCTTGCCAATATATACTGAACCTATCTTGGACTTTGAATCTTTCAGTATAGAGATTGTAAATTTTGTTGCCTCCAATAGCATTGGTATCTCGCAGTACCTAATAAGGTAAGGGTGTCAGTTATACGAAATCACATTCTACCTATGTATGGGTCTAAGACTATTATCAAGCAACCTTGTGGACAATCACATATGAAGATCATTAAAGAGGCCAGcttgagcaagaaaactgTAAGCCACGAAAGTTTGTTAACGGCTGTTTCGGTGCTTGATGTTCCTTTGAAGCTCCCTTCAGACGAAGGAGATCTGTGATGGTGCGGAGCGATGCCTACTTCCGAGTCCACAACCATCCCCGCATGATTTGAgtaggtactccgtatatCTATCTCCCTTCTTGTTCAATACGTAATAACTTCAGCGGGGTAGACTTGTCCCTTGGAGCAATAGCGTTTGGACATCTAATGCAACTCTGTTTACCTTGGATTTGATACGACTTGAAAATGGACAAATCCCTAACCGATGCTGTAAAATTCTGTAAAAGAAACCCGGGAACTACTACGAAACAGGAATAAATCATATAGTAGACCACATTTTCACACGAAGATACAGAAAAAGCATGGGTCTCGCCTTGGCTCTTGGATATAGCTTTGTGCTGATCTGAGACAAGGATAACACCCACATGAGACCGATCATGCGGTCATCAAGCACTCTATCTATAACAGGAAACAAACAGCAAATGGACCATGAATTGCTTTAGGGAAACGAAACAAGCTTTGAGAAGAGTATGCTAAAGTTACACAGCCATTGGGCTGTAGACCAGGCTAAATTATCAGTATTCAGTTAAGCGGAAAATGAAGTAAGGCAATTATGTCTGAGTATAAATGCTGATATAGTAAAGGCCCTTTGGACAAATACAGCAAGTTCGCATCTTAAGAAGCTCCtatttttttctcttttattataagttccTAATCACACTTGGCTTAGGCTGGCATCCATATAATGGTAAGATTCTGGTGAGGCACCCAGTGATTGCTGATACGGGCAGTTGACTAACCTCCACTACTATAATCGGCGTTTCCCTCCCTTCTTTGCGCATTCTGCCTACCAAATATCAAGTAGCTGATTTACGTACCTAggctttacctttaaaatacTGATTGGAAGCCTTCGTCCAGGTTCCCCGAGTCTCATTCTTCTGCTCTATGGTCCTATTCATCCAATAGTGATACGAATAATAGCAGGTCCAGACAATACAGAACACATGAAGCCCAACGCACATGTGCCTCTGTTTCACTGATAGATACCTAATTATAGCTCGCGCTAGAAGCTCATTACGTGAAGAATGATCCAAACCAGGGTTCAACCGTGTCATTTGGTATGTGTTGAATGAAATGTTGTTCGTGTTGTCTGGAGCAGAAAGCCATGCCACAAGAGACATTCCTCACGGTTCAAAAGGACCGCGATTATTCGGTCCTGTTACCATGGCACCCCCTCAATGATATTAGCCGCTACGTTATGTGATATTCACCATCCATCACAGCAAGTAGGTTGCCATGCGCACCGCAGACGTGACAAGACCGTTCTTTCGGACATGAGAGACGaagccttttattaaatctggccaagaagaaaatgagCCTGTCTGTCGGTTTCATTATGGGCAAGCAAGGATGGACCCTTTTTCAGGGCTCTTTACTCCTAGTTTTGATTCGAGGGATTGAAGGGGACATTGACCAGCCCAGCACAGACGTTCAGCGAGTTAGAAACTCAAAGCAAGGCTTGATGGCCGCATCCATATAGGCAATTTGGGTACCTGACACATGATTTATCAATCATGCACAGCTGTCTGATTAGCACGAATATCTGAACGGAAGCCAGGTTGTATGTTTATTCTTAGCAATGGATCCAAATGGATATCTTCAAGATACTTTCCGTCCAGAGTTATACCTTAGTGAGATAGATGTCCAACTCTGTTCCAGCATGGAACTCACTCACATGGGCCTGCGGCACTGAACCACCCCGACGGGCGCCAACTTTAGTGCAAGATAGCGCTGTGATACAGTGGAACAGCGCCTGATGACCCGCTGTAAGCGCCTCCACCACGTGACCTACCTTGACACGTCTCATGCCCCGGTCCAAGTACCGTCACCCTTTGATTGCATGTACCTACCCTTACCAGGGCTACCCAACTTGTATCTCGCCTTGGACTTTGGACGAACCTCTTCTTTCTGTCTCCCTTGATCTGAGCCTTTGTCTATTTCAAAGAAACAGCCACAACCTCCTACCAGTTCCTCTACGATCATATCACCCGAAACGATTCAAGTAGACGATATCACCCCCACCAAGATACGATACTGGACACTAGGAACCCTTGACGGACGACATACAGATCAGCGGCTCGTCCTTACATCCTCCCCATGCGACAACAGACTTGACGAGATCGCCGTCGCAGGAGGTGACCAAACCTCTCACCCCTTCGAGCCACAGACGTTCCATTCCTCTGCGCCGCTAGTATCGTGGTGCACTAAGGCCCATGATAACGTAGATTCGACATTCAACATCGTTTCAATAGACAAGCCGGGATACCGCACACAGGCAATCGTGGGCGTGCAAGCCTCCGTTGAGGCCCACCCAGCCGTCGATGATGGTACGTCAATATTCACATACACCAAATGTTTATTTCTCTATACGGAACACGCAATCATGCGCAGTTGGTATAACTGCGCTCTTTTGTTCATATCGTCCCGGCTTTCTCAGGTTGTCGCCACCCATGCTGATCCTAGGTTGTTGTATGCATAGACATCATCTCGACCCCGCGGCGATGTTGGCGGCAGTTTTGCCAGCAGACGCGGCCATTCCAGTCAACTTTCGATTTCTGATCCAAGCCATCATGTCACCGAGGCTATTGGTACCCTGTatggcgatgaggacgattCAGGATCAGAAGGTGGTCGGCCATTGAGTGTAAATCGTCCACTGAGCTTCATAGGCGGCCCGACACCTTACCAAGAATCGCTCCCTCGACCACCCCCAGATGATCGATTTTTGTCTGTAGACACACGAAGAGGACTTAAGCGAACCGATTCCGAATCGTCCGCCGGCGAGACATCACCTGTTAATGGCGACCCGACCAAACGCCCTCAACCGCTTTCACAAGGCCAGCGAAGTAACTCATTTGAACAAGGACCAAAATCACCGTTATCCCCCACGCTTTCACTTCGCGATGTTCAGGCCGACTCGCAATTCTCTCTCACGAACATTGATAATCCGAATGACATCGCTCAGGAGTTGAGTAATTTACAGGCCCTCAGGCGGCTATCGATGGATGTTGGAAACAACAAGGATCCTGATATGCCACCCATGTCTTTAATGGCTATGCCGACCATAGCACCAAGtggtgacgacgatgagaacGACCCTTCAAGACTACTCTGGGTGCCCGCTAGAGTGCATCCGGAGTTGGCTCCCGGCGAGTTTAAGTCGTTTCTTGAAAACAGAGTTCATTCGATAAGACGAAGGTCTGGAGACTCTTTTCTATCTGCTGATACTGATACTAGTGAAGGCGACCCGGGCGCTGGGGGCctaagaagaaagaagtccATGCTGTCACGTCAAATAGACAATTCAGGAGACGGCGGTGCTCTCGGTTACATCGATGGTGCTGAGCGATTAGATCGAAAACGCTCACGGGGCCACAGCCATGAACTCAGTCTGGAAGAACTCGTCAAAGATCCCACGAAAGCCGTTCAGAAATTTGCTCAGGAATCTCAAGTGGCACCCTCTGGACCTGAGAGCAATGCAGACGACATGCCAATTTTACCTGCTGCCCCAGGTATGGGACTGCGGAGGTCAACTCGAACAACATATCGCAAGGGCGGTAGCCTGCGTACTGGACCTTTGGCTCGACGGTCTGGACATAGACAACAACCTAGTGAGGATTCGAATTTTGCTGCGCTGGAAGCACCACCCGGTCACGGTCTTACACGAGTCCAGTCGGAGCCTGTGGCAGACAACTACTCACAACAAAATCGCACAGTCAAGCGATCACACAAGTTCTCTCAGGAGTCAGTGGAAGATTTCGATTCATATGATGAAACAAGGCAAGGGGCCAACAACAGCGAGCTCAAACGTGCAGAGACATTTCAAGATCAGCTACCCATCCGGTCTTCGCCGAGTCTTCCAACAATTGAGACCTCAACTTACCAAGACGCTCATGATCAGCATGAACAGAAGTTTCCAAAACGGTCATCGTCCCAAAACGCAAAGACTCACCCTGTTTCTCAAAGAATGTCGGAACCCGAGCCCGTGATAGAGGAAGAACCTAGCCGCCCCAGTCGACGAAGCATTGGCCGACAGCCTGCGTCTCAGCCTTCACAACAGCAGCATACCTCTCGATCATCATATCCTCAAAGCCAATCCTTGAACGATAATCTTGCGGCAAACCCTTCGCTGCTCCCTGGAAGCGGCTCATCGCGAACTGATAGCCTCACTTTCATACCTACACTGAACCAGGATGAGCGAAAATCTGAAAAGAAATCGAAGAAGGATCGGGACGACGACTCAAGCTCGACTAAGTCCTCCGGAAGCGCCTGGAAATGGTTCAAGAGCACAAGTGAtgataaagaaaagaagaaagaagagagtaagaagtccaagactAAATCACTCGGCGAAAGAGTTCAAGACAACGTACGGTTAGATGTCATTCAAACATCGATTGATAAAAATGCTCCCAAGGGTCGTGAGAGTCTGGTCCTTGACCGTGACAACGTGGAAAGCAAGTTGCAGGAAGAACGAAAGAAGGAGAGCCACCGCAAGAGTGATTCCAAGAGGGACAAGGATGGTAGTATCTTCTCGTCCATCTTCGGTGGAagtaagaagaaggaggagaaagagcgAAATGCGAAGAAGACACACCATCTCAAGGTTCCCGAGGAGCCAGTATATAAGCCCCTAGTCCCAGATGTGGATTACCACTGGACAAGATTtcctcttctcgaggagagAGCGATATATCGAATGGCTCATATCAAGTTGGCCAACCCCCGTCGGCCCTTGCTCAGCCAAGTTCTACTGAGCAACTTCATGTACAGTTACCTGGCTATAGTTCAGGCGATGCATCCTCAAATGAACGTGCCAATTTCGCCGCAGCAGAAACGcttggaggaagaagctcgacgcaagcaacaagagcagGAATACCTGGCTCAACAGCAAATgcaggaagagcaagatgcccaagaagccatggATCAATACGACTTCGATTATCATCGGGTAAGAGATACTCAGACAATTATGTAAACGACCTTGCTAATTCGACTACAGGCCGCGGTACAATACGGCGAGTCTGGTAACGGAGAGGTTGATTATGTTGACGATGCTCAGATTTATGAGGATGAGCATGGCAcagatcaccaccaagactaTGGCTACGACGATCCAGAAGGGTACGGGCCAGGATCCAAGGAATATTACCATCAGTACCATGACAATGGGAACGATCGTCGGCAGGATGGGCGAGAGGATATGTGGTAACAGGCCGAGTAGTTGTGCAAAGCTCATTCGCAGAGTTGATCATTATATATGTTAATGTTTTTATCATCACCGACTATCATTAGCTGCCGGGGCAAGTGCCTCAGACAGCGTGCAGCGTTTTCAATCAGCCCTAGCATATGGCGGAGTTCCGGAAGACGAGCGCACGAGGGCGTAACAGGCTTGCAAACATACACTTccaatttctttttctcctttGTGAAAGAAGAATGGCCACGAGATCGGCGTGGAGACAATCTTGTGTGAGCCTTTCTTGGTCTTCCTGTTTTTCCCTGCGCTGTCAGTCTTTGCAATAATGTTTGGTGgagttgtttgttgttggagcACTGGGATGAGCGTTTATCTTTGAAGAAGCGACGGACTGTCTGGCATAGGAGGAGAAAATAGTTCGTTTTCCTTGGGAGAATAATACTCAAGGTGCTGGTCACATATGTCTTGAACTGCTGTTGACGGTGTCGTCAACAACGATCAGGAACAGCATAAGGTATGAAGCTGTAGGATATGATCTCATAGAGATAGAACTGCTAGTATATGATGTTGGAAGTGTCCTTGAGCATGGTTAAATGTAATGCGAAGCAGTTCGTTCTGTCAAATATGCGCACCTTATTGTTCAATGATATTTCACATCCGGTTTGACACAGGAAACTTTATACGTAGTCTTCACCACTAACGGCTTTCTCAAGGTCTTGAGAGCGTGAAGTGCTTCCTTTACTACCCGTAGTACCAGCTCCAAACGTGCCTCGTCGACGACAAGCCTGATTAATACAGGCAAATTCCGTATGACCgggctttatatatatctactAATATTTCCTAGAATCTCTAGAGTTCATGAGAACAGCGCTAACACTACCAGTTGCCTTAACCTCACAGCCTAAGCATGAGGAGGTTAGAGGGATCATTCGGCTGCTGTGCCAACTTTAGCCACAACCGCCAATAAAGTATGTTTGATGAAATAGGACATCCCTTGATGTTGGCAGTGGACTGGGTATCCAGCTGATCAGTGATACTACAGTCAGGGTGTAGATGTTTTGGGCAAGGCACAGAGCCCAGTTCAGTTTCCCACTATCGTCCCCTTGACGTAGACTGCAGTCTGGTGTTGCTAGGGCATATGAGCTTACCACCATCCGTTCCTAGGGATCATTGCAATAGCAGAGAAGGGCACATTTGCGGTTGACAACATTACCGTTATAATGTTCAGGACGCCGCTGGGGGTGTACACATTTGCCTTTGCTTTTACATCCGATCTTAATAAGCCAGAGTTACCAGTTGATGAAGTATTGATCAGGAAGACCGAGACTGAAAGATGACGCAAGCTAGCCTACGGGAGCACTGAAGTCACAGTAGCCTGATGCATCGGTATATCAGTTAGAGATGTCAGAATCAATATTTCATGGCTCTTGCCTGTAAGGAAGAGGTAACTAACTGTGCTGTTCTCGATCTTGGGATTCCGACGAAGGAGAGCCTTATAGAGAGATACCTGCAACGGAAGGATTGTAATAGATGGCAGATGGAACCACGAGACATACCCAAGTTCTGGCGAAATGCTAGCATAACAGAACCGACTCGTTCAGAAGGCTCTGTGTCAAACGTTCCCAGATGTGAAGTTGTGGGAGACCTAAGGCCTCCTGTCAAAGCCTCGAAACTTTGAATCCTGCAGCGAGGTTCTTAGAAGGGTATAGGTGAGATGGAGGTAGCTAATATGGAACTAGAACTTATCTATTCGATTCTTTGCAAAGTTTGATACTAATTGGTTGCCTGGATGTCATTGTATGGCACACCAACTGTGGACTATATAGACAAATCATAGGGGCACCATAAGATAGAAACTGGCATATTTTCATACGTCCAAGTGCTGACAAAACTTC contains:
- a CDS encoding hypothetical protein (BUSCO:EOG09264A8D) encodes the protein MASRTALRGLSRTLKPSRCSPTFVRPFYSTNAVRGDKSTPTSDRPTHFGYETVTEAEKQQRVAGVFTSVAESYDKMNDFMSLGIHRLWKDYFISSLNPGATNPPGQPQRILDVAGGTGDIAFRHLQHAHEFNCNPNVSVIISDINPDMLAVGRQRSLALPASHQSALSFLEANAEVLPSQIEDNSLDLYTVAFGIRNFSNIPAALKEAHRVLKPGGVFACLEFSKVDKHPIFNTIYKQWSFKGIPLIGQLVAGDRDSYQYLVESIERFPSQTEFRNMIKDAGFVVAGEGYEDLTGGIAAIHKGMKPV
- a CDS encoding hypothetical protein (EggNog:ENOG41) — translated: MMTSSRPRGDVGGSFASRRGHSSQLSISDPSHHVTEAIGTLYGDEDDSGSEGGRPLSVNRPLSFIGGPTPYQESLPRPPPDDRFLSVDTRRGLKRTDSESSAGETSPVNGDPTKRPQPLSQGQRSNSFEQGPKSPLSPTLSLRDVQADSQFSLTNIDNPNDIAQELSNLQALRRLSMDVGNNKDPDMPPMSLMAMPTIAPSGDDDENDPSRLLWVPARVHPELAPGEFKSFLENRVHSIRRRSGDSFLSADTDTSEGDPGAGGLRRKKSMLSRQIDNSGDGGALGYIDGAERLDRKRSRGHSHELSLEELVKDPTKAVQKFAQESQVAPSGPESNADDMPILPAAPGMGLRRSTRTTYRKGGSLRTGPLARRSGHRQQPSEDSNFAALEAPPGHGLTRVQSEPVADNYSQQNRTVKRSHKFSQESVEDFDSYDETRQGANNSELKRAETFQDQLPIRSSPSLPTIETSTYQDAHDQHEQKFPKRSSSQNAKTHPVSQRMSEPEPVIEEEPSRPSRRSIGRQPASQPSQQQHTSRSSYPQSQSLNDNLAANPSLLPGSGSSRTDSLTFIPTLNQDERKSEKKSKKDRDDDSSSTKSSGSAWKWFKSTSDDKEKKKEESKKSKTKSLGERVQDNVRLDVIQTSIDKNAPKGRESLVLDRDNVESKLQEERKKESHRKSDSKRDKDGSIFSSIFGGSKKKEEKERNAKKTHHLKVPEEPVYKPLVPDVDYHWTRFPLLEERAIYRMAHIKLANPRRPLLSQVLLSNFMYSYLAIVQAMHPQMNVPISPQQKRLEEEARRKQQEQEYLAQQQMQEEQDAQEAMDQYDFDYHRAAVQYGESGNGEVDYVDDAQIYEDEHGTDHHQDYGYDDPEGYGPGSKEYYHQYHDNGNDRRQDGREDMW
- a CDS encoding hypothetical protein (EggNog:ENOG41) encodes the protein MAAPRAYNNPGPGYLQNGAGGLPPTGAAPLLPNQGRVLQTGPLRVLCIADVRGNLRSLNDLAKQARADHIIHTGDFGFYDDTSLERIAEKTLKHVAQYSPLISEPVKKAIQQGGPGPVKSRFPPNELPLSELPLLISGEVKLDVPVYTVWGACEDVRVLEKFRTGEYKVPNLHIIDEARSMLLEVGGVKLRLLGLGGAVVMHKLFDNGEGRTTIAGGQGTMWTTLLQMGELVDTAHRVYDPTETRIFITHASPAREGILNQLSVTLKADFSISAGLHFRYGSSYNEFSVNPTLDHYRGKLAASKASFNDVWETVKSEVEPAIQQNEAQQNLLKNALQLVEKMPTTAAGGNPFGGPAAGQASLGQVDESAFKNMWNFNLADAAFGYLVLEIQDGRIGTEMRAQGFNFSHRGAKQQPGIPPTTAGPAGIPSPTPPSTQSSVPPPTSRQPSTVQAAKPAVATPLPGPPKPATPQPAPSSNSPAPAPPSKDTEKATAPASAPANGSAHPERVSSPAPKTPASDIIGLFIMNVNTEDQCRDLFSEEDKNKILKVDKWGNSNKVVQFKTTEDRDAALARLPEDVKTRTQEDRSKPLVKIFQHREGKTYANRGGAGNWGASGRGGATNTSGYRSAGGASDSESNRRGGRGGRGRGGDRGRGGRGRGGLKGETGTSSPAAAPATPAAD